The Arachis ipaensis cultivar K30076 chromosome B05, Araip1.1, whole genome shotgun sequence nucleotide sequence TCTAAGTTTAATGAAAATATTTGACATTATTATTATTGCCTTTCTATTAGTTTAATCTTTAATCAATATAGTTCCTTCCTAATTTAAGCTTTCTTTTAAATTCATGCATTATGCATGCATTGAGTAGTAATAATagtaacattaaaaaaaaaagaaaactatttTTCAGTTCTAATTGCCAATTAACGAATTGGCCCTTTTAAGCAGATAGAAACTTTGATGAAGTCCTTGAATTTTGCATTGAGTAACTTAAAATATTGGATATCAGGCAAAAAGGTGAGATCAGTGCCAATTTTCCTAattccatttttttttaaatttcaaagatAAGCATTCAAGCCTAAtggatttaaatttgttttttgaTAGGCTAAATTGCCACAAATAGCACTGCTTAGTAGTGCAGAAATTGTTCCTGAACCTCTGGGCCTAGTCGTCATTATTTCATCTTGGAATTTCCCCTTTGGTGAGTCATGCTTTTTGAACCATTTTTCTTATGTTGATCAAGTATTTGTATAGCAAATTAATAGAGGGAGTTACAATTTAATTAATGATAGGTTTATCCTTGGAGCCACTAATAGGAGCAGTAGCAGCTGGAAACACAGTGGTCTTAAAGCCTTCAGAGTTGTCACCAGCATGTTCTTCCATACTTGTCCTTGGACTTCCCAATTTCTTGGACCTCCCAATCATAAGGTGTTTGAAGATTCATTAGTCCTAAAACTTTCTGTAGTTTATTTCATGCCATTGAATTTGCTTAGCTTATCATAGATGTGGCCTCTTCAATTTAATTTCTCCTGGTTATGTTTTTCTGTCTTTTAGGCTTGGATTATGCTGACCCAAAAGGGAAAGGAAATTTTTTTGGAAAAGTTTTTCTTGCTGCTGGATTAACAGCATTATGCATTATATATCTTCTTGGTTCAGATTATGCTTTCAGGTTATTTTGATTCAGATTTGGCTCAGGGTATTCAGGTGATAAGAGGCTGTTTTTTTATGAGTTCAAGCCTCTGGAAGCCTTGAATCCCATCTCTTTAAAAGAAACTTTATATATTATTGGTTGTTATTAATATTGTTTCAAATTAAAGAGTTGTTTCTGCTCACCTCTATCTATATATGGCAATTATATGACAATTTGTTTGACCTTGGAATTCTAGTAAACATGAGATATTTGAAGAGAAATTGTTATGGTTTTGGTTGACAATAATGATGTGAGCACTACATAAGCTTGCTAATTATTATGCTTGTAATATCGTACTGCTGTTTATTGGCTTGTTTATTGTGCACATACCTGCTGTTTATTGTGCACATACCTGCTGTTTTATATTCTCCTATATCAACTGGGTTGTTGAAATGGTATTGCACTTTTTTAGTTATGCTAATATTTCTGTTATCTGCCCATGGTAGCAAATCTTTCAAGTAAAATGGTAATGAATACTTTTCTCCTTCCTCTCAGGAAGCAATCTTCAGAGTTATAGCTGCTATTCTTCATCTTGGAAACATTAACTTTGCAAAATCAGAGGAAGAAACTGATTCATCAGTTCTAGAAAATGAAGAGTCCAAGTTGCATCTCCAAATAACCGCAGAACTTCTCATGTGTGACCAAATTTCTGTTGTTATCATTTGCAATAGCTTTCTTTTTGTTAATGTtacatatcttttaaattatttCTTATTTCAGGTGCGATCCTAGTGCTTTGGAAGATGCACTTTGTAAGCGTGTGATGATTACCCCAGAGGAAGTTATTAAAAGAAGTCTTGATCCTCTTGGTGCAACGGTTAGCAGGGATGGTTTAGCCAAAACACTATATTCTTGTTTATTTGACTGGTACTATGTTAATGTCAAGTGTAAAATTAtgaatttaaaatatgaaaaatgTGTCCTATCCTATGTTTATTGCACTTATGTTATTTGAATCTGAATAATTTTTTATCTGTTCTATTGTTATGTGCAGGTTAGTCCAAAAAATCAATGTCTCAATTGGGCAAGACCCAGAGTCAAAATGTCTCATTGGTGTTCTTGACATATATGGCTTTGAAAGCTTTAAGAATAACAGGTGAACATAATCATATTATTCACTCAAACACATGCgtgtgcgcgcgcgcgcacacacaTATCATTGTTCCTCTTGAGAGTAGCATAAATCTGAGTTGATATCTAATTTCCCTCTTTACAGTTTTGAGCAGTTTTGTattaatttcacaaatgaaaagcTGCAGCAACATTTCAACCAGGTATGAGGTTAGTTTTTAGATATTTGACAACTTCAACTATCACTTTTTCTCATAACATGCATTCCAACATGGATAATGTCCTGCAGCATGTGTTTAAGATGGAACAAGAGAGATATACAAAAGAAGGGATTGACTGGAGCTACTTAGAATTTGTGGATAATCAAGATGTACTTGATCTAATTGAAAAGGTTTATACATACTTTATGGCTATGCTTCATTTTGCAATATTTATAGCTAGATTTCAATCTGATAGAGCAACAtctaatgttatatatatatatatatatgtttgcaAACTGCTTATGTAGTTTGTATTTGATTTACTCTGTAATATTCAGAAATGCAACTTAGATACTAATTTGTTTACAATATGTAGACATCTTTGCAATTAttacaaagaattttcaagatgtCTCCTCTGAATTTGCCTTCAAAATGTTATGCCCTCATTATCTAAAGCAATCCTTTTGATGCAGAAACCAGGTGGAATCATTGCTCTTCTTGATGAAGCTTGGTATGAAAAAGTTTCTTCacacaactctctctctctctctctctctctgttaaTTATTTATAATTCATAATTGTTTAATGTTCCGGAGTTTCATGGTTGCAATTGCAAGAAATAGCCATTTTATTTAGAGCTTACAAAGTACTAGATTAAGTTACATGACTGTACGATGCATTATATCCTTCAATAATTGTTTACTTGCAGTATGTTTCCCAAGTCGACCCATGAGACATTTGCAACAAAGCTTTATCAGACATTCAAAGATCACAAACGCTTCATAAAGCCAAAACTGGCACGGTCAGACTTCACTGTTGTACATTATGCAGGCGAGGTCGGTTTGAGTTTCTCATTATTGCCTTCTTGGTTTCTACTTTTCTACTAAAGGTTCTTATTTATTTGTGCACTTCTTTTCAGGTCCAATATCAGTCTGAGCAGTTTCTTGACAAAAACAAAGACTACGTTGTTCCTGAACATCAAGACATGCTAAGTACTTCGAGATGATTTACTTTGTAATATTCAGAAATGCAACTTAGATACTAATTTGTTTATAATATGTAAACATCTTTGCAATTAttacaaagaattttcaagatgtCTCCTCTGAATTTGCCTTCAAAATGTTATGCCCTCATTATCTAAAGTAATCCTTTTGATGTAGAAACCAGGTGGAATCATTGCTCTTCTTGATGAAGCTTGCTATGAAAAAGTTTCttcactctttctctctctctctctctctcatgtgAATTCATGTAACTCTTGTGTACTACACATAAATGCACTGCATTCTTGTTTTCTGTTTACAAATGCAAATAAAGTGTATATAGATTCACTTACAGGTGGACCAATATGCTGTTACAAATGCAAATAGAGTACATAATTAATTCCTCCCGTTATTCAGTTTTTTTATAAGCTCAGGTATGAAATTGAGACAGTTAAAAACTgtctcatttttttaaaataattctaCATAGATTtgtggcggtttaaaaccgccggaattttttttaaatccgcTGACAGAATAGCGGCGGTTTTGCAACCACTGCAAAATCAATTATCTGATTTGCTGCGGTTGTGCCAGCGGTTTTtcaaaaccgccgcaaaatcaaatCTCCACCCCCTAATAGACAACGTTTGTGGAACCGTTGGAATTTCGTTTCGCGGCGGTTAAAAACCGCCGCAAATCGCTAAAAGAACCGCCGCTATTCGGCGTGTCCCCTTATAGTGTAAAAATATGAACGGTCGTgttttacaaaaatttttttatagtactgtgtagattttttttttggtttaattactcttttGGTCACTATAGTTTTGCAaactttttaattaggtccctatactttttttccttttaattgagtccttgcactaaattttatttctaattaggtccctatacttttttttccttttatttgtgtccctgcaccaattttttttaaattaaattcttatataaTTAAATTACTATTAAGAGGAAAATGGCCTTCCGACATGTTGAGAGGCTCATAATTCTCATAAATTTTATTGGTTCTTATAATTAGATTTTAGATTTTAAGACAATTCATTATCATCTTTCTCTCTAAGGAGAGAACAGGGTGGTCTCCTCTTTCCTTAtcattattaattattactaATAATGATACTGAAAAATCAGCTAAGATGACAGTTTTCACGTATCATGGTATAAAGGTGCATCACGCACTTGGTTTTGGCCACACCCATAAATGTGGCTAAAAGTAGTGTGGTGAAATGTATTAACCACATTTTTTTTGAAGAGGTGTATTTAGCCACATGTTATTTTGACAAGGTGTATAGTGCATCTTAAATTCTTAGTCGACATTGACACCACGATAGTGTGATTTAAAATAGCCGAAAATATCCTAACGTTAGAAAAATGACTATTTTCTGGCAAATTGATTCAGATTAAAATGCAGATTAAAATGGCGTGTTATACTATCTTGTGTGGGAATTAGCATATGACTTTCTACCATGCATCTGTATTCAAGTTATAGCCAATGATCCAACCACCCCCCTCCTTTTCTTAAATTTCCTGTGGGTCATATCGAATTTTGCATCTTGTGAGATAGGTAGCTAGATTAAGTGTACTTGCTAATATGCCATAAAGGGAAATAATGAAGTCATTAATTTGTAATGAAAAAATTCATTAGGGCTAAACCACAAAAGATGTTCTCTAGAACtagcttttaattttattaaagacAAGTATTTACAAAACATTTTATaatacaataaaaataattaaaaaatacatttttttaaaatagtaaATGACTTATGTATTTGATGTCAAATTGATATTTTtctattaatatttatttttgttggggCTTTATTAACCAGTGAGGATCTAGTGTCCAATAAAGGCAGCTATATTAATATTCATGGTTTGCATTGCAAGGAACAATGATATATAAGGGATAGGGGGAAAAGGCAAAGAGGATGAGTGGGACTGGGCCTACTTGTCTGGTTGTCCCCTTAATTAGATCTCAAAGTAAAGTAATACCAAAGGTTTGTGGATGGTTTTTCTCAACTGAAAGAAATAATTGATAATTGGTAATTGGTAATCAACATTATATCATTATGAGGATATATACATAAAACGTTGCCCTGCATCAATGCCATTATTATTTTACCTACTTTTGTTTTTTCAATTTTAGGGTATGTATTGTTTCAAAggtaaaaattatttaaaattttatcagAGAGTTCTGCGATAAATTTATGCGTAAacctcataattttttttaatcaaattttcttCTCAATCAAAGATATCTCTAAGGTTGTTTATTAAGTAGTGAAAAATAAAGCAcaaatattgagagataaataataaaaattatgcgTCCTTATAATATACAATCTTCTACATATATCTATATAACTCCAAACATagttttaaatcttttttatttctgtATCTATATCATATCGAATCTACATAGCACACCTTAATAGTTTTTGAGGAATTAATAGTTAGATGATTTGTCCACTCTTCACAGTTAAGTGTTGCAGTATGTGAAAAGTATTACTGAAATACGTATTAAAATGGTGCTTTCTTAGCATTCACGATCACTTCGATAAATTCAATGCTTGAATTTGTATTTAAAATGTAATCAATTAAAGCAAGGTGATATCCACACTTATAACGAAAAGTGAACTGTGTCCGATTATATGTTAGCAAGTGGAAGCTAGGATGATATAGGTGGTGAGATGCTTGCGAGTTAGAGTAAGGAAGTGAGTCATAatatgaaattatttttaatggaagtcacccaaaaaaaaaaaaatcctaattcgTACTCTATCTATTTTTTTTAAGGATAAGATGATTTCTAtctaaaaaaaagacattttgatctctaataatattattttaggaTAATacgaattttttgttaaaaaaatattaaataatacaaattaattttgtgagattttatttgtaatttgtgaTATTTTAAACCgaacaaaatttttttcaacaatATGACCAATAATCAAAACTACTACCACTGCTACTTTCCTCGTCGCATCGTTTTAAGTTCTATCTCTACTATTCTAATTGTGTAATCATATCTtgtcattgtcattatattattttCTCTACCATTGTCAACATTACACTAACATCTTCAACGTCACCAATTCCTTCTCTCATTTCTTATGtaatgctttttttttctttttgaaagatTTCATActataatttctttttcttttggtgaTATCACTCCTGGAAATGATTTTTTTCTAATTAACCACCATTagtaaagaaattttaaaaaaataaacttatGAATAATTGTGATAATTTAAAACCTACAGATTATAAATAAAAACTCccacaaaattaatttttattactaTTCGATGGATTTTCTAACAGATGATTTGTATTCTCACAAAATAATATTGTtaaaagtcaaatgttgagtaGAAAAAATTCACAATTTATTGTGATCACAAATATTTGTTTGATTGAAAATTATGGCGTGATTGATTGTGCTATAAAGTTTTAGATTTGGTTTTAGTATTAATGCTGATTTGATTGGCAAAGAACTAACCATCAAGAGCAAAATATGAAGAGAATATGAAAGAGATTGTTACTgctaaatataaaagaaaatacaatCATGACAATTATGAGAGAGATTGAACAATAACAATTAGTGTAAGTAATAAAGCAATGATTTCATTATGTTTGAAAATAATCAATTGCCAAGAATAAGATTTGAAGAAAGTATAGAAGGATTTGTTGTTGTCTATAAAAATGAAAGTATCacattattaagaagaaagattGGCTACAATGGTTAAGaaagtttagtttttaatataagaAGAAGAATCAAGTTTCAAGAAATTCAAGGAGAAAATTCATAAAACAAAGACAACATGTGGAATTCCATTTTTTTTGCTTTGGTCTCAATTTGATACATTTAGTTTTAGTTTGAATATTCTTAGTATACAAAAGGCTTACGATTCAATGAAAGACTATTTAAAAAAGCTTAAGAACGAAAAGTCATAAACTAGGAAGATTAGCCAATACAATTTTAGATTAAGTTTGAGTATTTGTCATTGGTTTTTATTTGGTCTTGGTTTGGTTTTGGCATTTGTCTGTAAAACTCGGAATTGTAGCTTCTTTTGTCTTAGCGTAGAACGAGTTTGGATAATTTGTTTTTGTGTTGGTCTTGGTCTTCATCTTGATATTGGTGATTGTAATCTTGAAATTGATATAGTGAAGTTTTACTATTATTGTAGTAAAGACTGGACATAGACTTTACTGCACCTCGAagttgaaccaggatacatgctggtgtcgttctctttactttttcctcttttatCTTATGTGGTTACATGAgactaaaacaaaaacaaaatgtcCTGCTTACTAAGATTCGTGTTTAAATTTCAAAGAGTTCCTTGATTCAAACCCCCCACATTCTCAAGACATATAAAACCTTCAATTGGCATTAAAGATTAGGGTCTTGAAGTCAAGCTTAACAGCTTAGAGAAAAGATCCATGACGACCAATCAAGTCCCTTTCAACCTAACCAAAGGTCAGTCTTACCATCCTCCGTCTTAATTCAGTGAAACCAACTATTCCTACTGAAAGGAAAGAATGAGGATTTTTATTCAAGCCACAGACTATAATCTTGGAAGATCATCATGAATGAACCTAATGTTCTAACAAAGATGACACCCAAAGGACAAATTGTTCCAAGGAAGAAGGAGAATGGACAGACAatgagaagaaaaagatgaaatcaAATACCAAGGCAgtgaaaaataacaaagaaaatctgGGAGAAGCTTTAAGTAAGCCATGAAGCTAAGTAACAAACCAAAACCGATATGCTTATAATTATAAAAGATTATGAATCATTTtttattaaagaagaagagtCTATAGATGAgtatttgagagattctcaatcataatcaatggCCTCAATGTATTGAAAAACAATTCACTAAAAAGGAGTTGGTCAGGAAAATTTTGAGAAGTCTCACTAAGAAGCGGGAGACAAAAGTGACTACTGTGCAAGAAGGAAATGATCTtaacaaaatcaatttctttagtTAAAAACTCAATTAACTGACTATAAATTAAATATCTCTAATATGCCTTTAATGTGTGACAACATAAGTGCCATTAACATTTTAAAAAATCTAGTTTTGCATTCTAAGATTAAACATATTAAAGTTAAGAATTTAATATCTCCATAATGAGAATGTtgacattcaatttgttaaatttgAGGATTACTTAGTTTtcttattgaaattaattttctGATCTAACACTATTTATCAAGTTTATCTTATAGATGggagattttttttaaatgatgttATTGGCTAATTATCCTCTAAGAAAAGATTGGACTTATGGTCTAGATAATCTGTACTATAACCTTTTGATCAATTGATatgcaaaaattatttttaggctttatttctattttttatatcttttgatttaatttttcctCTCAAAATCTTTTCTATTCTATCTCATATCATCGCATCTCATTAAAATCTTTTATCTCTTGCATATCATATATTTCATTTTTCCATATCATATCCCATTACTTCTTCCATATCAtatctatattttttcttttcgatATGAAATTGACTTCCTACCCACTACCTTTATATTTAATCAACTTCACACACATTTATGGTGCACTATCTCCTCTTCTCACcaattagttttctttttttatctCTTAATAAACGttcaattttttaatataatgacAACTAAGAGAAAATTCTTTCTTCCAAACCCTCCGTGTCCAACACATACACACTAACACCTCACCTCCTCTTTTTCCACACAGAGAAATTCTCGTTCCTCTTCTTTTATCCATGGCACGCACCAAGTCCACGAACCTTCGTCTTGTTTCTTCTCCGCCTCTTTCCTCCTCTCAAGGAAAGAGGCCCATGCATGAGATAGATAGACATGAACAACCCCCTTCTTACTTTTCTCTGCATTCTGTTCGAACACCATTGTCTGTGAATCCTCTTGCCTACAAATCCTTCTACTCTATGCTTCCTAGAGAACCATTTGATGGAACTCGTTTTCAATACTTCAAGAACTGGTTGTTATACAAAGAGGATATTTTCAAACGGTCTTTATGCCCTACCAAATTAGTTGATTTAGACAAACTTTGCTTAAAAAATTTTGAACTTTGTTGACATTTTTGAGTGTCAAGACTGGCTTCTTCAACTCGTAAAAGTATTTTATGCCAATATAGATTTTCATAAAGAAAGAATCATCTCTATTATTAAAGAAAAAACATCATTCTTGATCGCCCTTGTCTAAATCAGGCACTTGGTTTTTCGATTATGACATTCAAGTTTATACCTCTGGTAAATGGGATGAGAAACTTAATGTGTCTTTGTTTGATGCTGTGGGCAGTATATGTGTTAATATTCCTTCACGTGATGGCATTATGCCTTCTCACCGTGCTTTAGGTCATATCCGTGCCCAACTCCACAGAACTGTTAACCATATTATCCTTCCCCAAAGTGGCACCTTTCAAAAAGTCTCCTTCTATGACACTTGTTTTATTTGTTCTTCAACAAAATTCAGATATCTTCTATTATCTTTTAGTTTTCCACATGTATAAATGTGTAACTAGGTTCCACAATACCACTTTTCCCTATGGCATGTTTCTTACAAAGATACTTGAGTTGCATAATGTTAATTTCAATGATAAAATTTATGAAGAATGTAATTCCTATTAGAAAGGAGGCAAGGCTGCTAAGAACATTGTTGCACAtttcagaggaaaagaaaagctATCTATCCAAGGTGTTAGAAGCTCAAGGGCTTGTCGGTGCTCAACTAACTCCAAGTTCTCTGAGCTCACCAAATTATGTGAGACTTGGCTCAGGAATTTAGTAATCGTGTGGAGTTACAGTAGGAGACATACTTGAACAACGACAAAGAGATGGGATTGTTGAGTCTAATCTAAGGAAAACTAAAGGTCGAATTGATATCTTGAACAGTACATTGATGATCTCACCTCTAAGCACTATTTTTCTAATGTGGATgctgaaaaagagaaaaattttgCCAGTTCTAATGCTGAATGATACCAATCACTACATTGCTGCTCTTTTTTGTTTTAAAGACATATTTTGGGTGACTATAAACATTAAACACTAATTtgcttttgttatgttttgtGGTCTCTAACTTATTTTTGCAGGTTCTTGATTCTCTCCATTGATGACAAAAGAGGAAGTAATTGGAATAGAGAGAAAATAGGAATAGAAAGACTTATGGTTTATGTTATAAGCTTCTTGCTGAAACTATTTTGAGACTTAAGTAATGTTGTTGTGTCATGTTTGGTTTATTAGCGGCATCTTTTCACTCTTGCTGATAAGGTTATATAGCTGTTATTATTTGCTATTTGCATATGTTTTTGCTACACTCTAATTTTTAGCTAAAAGACTTTATAGCATATATTTAGGGGAATCTCTTATTTAATCTCTGGACTCAGGGAGAGATCTTTCTATGATTGAAAGGGAAGTTATCACATTCTTATTCCTTGTTGCTTTAAATGCTATCCCTTTTAAAATGTTTGTCATTAAGAAGGAGATTGTTgagtaaaaaaaaattcataatttaTTGTGATGacaaatgtaacaccctatcacacagagctttatgcttaagtcgtgaaatagaggtggtgaggtattacgacctctaaaataaacacacacacacacgaaaAATTAATAACTaggacacacacacacacatgaaAAATTCATAACTAGGAGCCTTCAAAAAGAAGCTAAACAAAGCGGTAAAAGAAAAATGCATCACACACATAGAAAGAATGTAAAATGGTCAAACAAACTCAAAAAGAAGgataaactatatatatatatacaaagatcaGATTTCCAAAATACAGATATCAAGCTCCAAACttgacctgcgaagctaaggctggtcagaatataaataaaacatatgtTTCCCCAAAAGTAACCTCTAAGAGggcaaaatacaaaatatacatgcAAAAAATCTATATACCTATATACATagcctaaaataaaatataacagcCCAAAAGATAGATCATGGCTTGTAAGGAGGGTCTCTAGATGCTTAACGAGGTGCCTCTCAAACTGCATTTGAAAAACATCAGAATATGTATGGAATAAGAACCGGGGGTTTtaagcatggtaaaggtgcccgcctagataatatataaggtctcaggaaagccagaggcaatcctagaactcctaCACTCAAAAATTAAGCTAAGAGAATTATACTAAGCCATAAATTTGGTAATCAAACTATGGGTGTCTAAATTTAATCTAACACTTCAACTTGCTGTCTCCATTAAACCTCCTAATCACCGGTGTAACACTCCCCCACACTTCTGCTAAGAAGGGTCTTTCAAAAAACATATACATATAATTCAAACATGAAAAACATAGATAGAATACAAATACGGCAAATAGACAATTAGCAGATAAGCATAGTTAAACAATTAGACAAACCAAGATAATGAACACTCAAGCAAATCATacaatgcacatgatgtatgcttgtcctgtggctgatgagtctcatctatcggttatatagCAAACCTGACAtatcctggtagctaaccgtAGACAGACCCTCTGTGCACCACATCCCTAAGCTCAAAATTATCCATGGAAAAAACCCCAAGCTcaaacacatacacacacacgtgtgtgtgtgtgtgtgtgtgcccGTGGGAGAACCTGAGGAGTTAAAGTACCCAGTCAAATTTTGCAACAGAGAgttaacagagtatcgagtctcaacctagagcagGTGGCCAA carries:
- the LOC107641954 gene encoding myosin-11-like isoform X1; this encodes MCRLVQKINVSIGQDPESKCLIGVLDIYGFESFKNNSFEQFCINFTNEKLQQHFNQHVFKMEQERYTKEGIDWSYLEFVDNQDVLDLIEKKPGGIIALLDEACMFPKSTHETFATKLYQTFKDHKRFIKPKLARSDFTVVHYAGEVQYQSEQFLDKNKDYVVPEHQDMLSTSR
- the LOC107641954 gene encoding myosin-11-like isoform X2, translated to MCRLVQKINVSIGQDPESKCLIGVLDIYGFESFKNNSFEQFCINFTNEKLQQHFNQHVFKMEQERYTKEGIDWSYLEFVDNQDVLDLIEKKPGGIIALLDEACYEKVSSLFLSLSLSHVNSCNSCVLHINALHSCFLFTNANKVYIDSLTGGPICCYKCK